The following DNA comes from Vicinamibacterales bacterium.
ATCGAGACCGCCGGGTTCGACGACGGCCTGCCGGCGATCGAGGGGGCCGACTGGATCATCGAGGCAATCGTCGAGCAGCTCGAACCGAAGCGCGCGCTGCTGGCGCGGGTCGACGCGGTCCGGCGCGCCGGCGCGATCGTCAGCTCCAACACGTCGGGGATCCCGATCGCCTCGATCGCCGAGGGGCGGAGCGACGATTTCCGTCGGCACTGGCTGGGCAGCCACTTCTTCAATCCGCCGCGCTACCTGCACCTGGTAGAGCTGATCCCGACGCCGGACACCGACCCTGCGCTCGTGCGCGATCTCGCCGCGTTCTGCGACCTCCGTCTGGGCAAAGGGGTGGTCGTCGCCAAGGACGTCCCGGGCTTCATCGCCAACCGCATCGGCATGTTCGGCCTGATGCGGGTGCTCGAGGCGATCGCGTCGGGCGGCTACACCATCGAGGAAGCGGACGCGATGACCGGCCAGGCGATCGGCCGGCCGAAGAGCGCGACCTTCCGCACGCTCGACATCGCCGGGCTCGACGTGATGGCGCACGTCGCGCGGACGCTCGGCATGTCACTGCCGCCGTTCGTCGAGGCGATGCTCGAGAAAGGGCTGCTCGGCGCGAAGGCGGGCGCCGGCTTCTACCGCAAGTCGGGCGACGACATCCTGACGCTCGACCTGCGGACGCTCGACTATCGCGCCGCGCAGGCCGTGCAGCTGCCGTCGCTCGACGCCGCGAAGGGGATTGACGACGTGGGCGAACGCGTCCGCACCCTCTACCGGGGCGCGGATCGAGCCGGCGCGTTCCTGCGCGCGACGCTCGGCCCGACGCTCGAGTTCGTCGAGCAGATCGCCGGCGAAATCGCCCATTCGCGCGACGACGTCGACAAGGCAATGAAGTGGGGATTCGGGTGGGAACTCGGCCCGTTCGAGACGCTCGCTGCGCTGGCCGGCGACACCACACTCCCGACGTCCGGCTCGCACGCAGCTCATGCCGCGGCGTCAGCCGTCATTCGCCGCAACGCGGCGGCGTCCGTCATCGATCTCGGCGATGGAGTCGCGCAGATCGAGTTCCATTCGAAGATGAACGTCATCGGCGGCGACGCGATCGAGATGATCCGCGCCGGCCTGCAAGAGGCGTCGAGGAATTTCGAGGCAATCGTCGTGGGGAACGGCGGCGCCCACTTCTCGGCCGGCGCCAACCTGATGCTCCTGCTGCTCGAGGCGCAGGCCGGCAACTGGGATGACGTCGACGGCATGGTTCGCGCGTTTCAGGGGGCGACCATGGCGCTGAAGCATGCGGACGTGCCGGTGGTGGTCGCGCCGGCGGGACTGACGCTCGGCGGCGGCTGCGAAATCGCGCTGCATGCGACCGGCATCCAGGCGGCGGCGGAGAGCTACGTCGGGCTGGTGGAGACCGGCGTCGGGCTGATTCCGGCCGGCGGCGGCACCAAGGAGATGCTGGCGCGCGCGATGGAGCACGTCCGGGGCCCCGCCGACGTTCTGCCGCACGTGCAGCGGGTGTTCGAAACAATCGGTCTGGCGACCGTCTCGACCAGCGCCGCCCATGCCCGCGAGCTCGGCTTCCTGCAGCATGGTGACGCGATCACCATGAACCGCGACCGCCTGCTAGAGGACGCCAGCGCCCGGGCGCGGCTGCTCGCCCGTGGTTTCGCGCCGGCCCGCCCGCGACCGGCGATCCGCGTCGGCGGCGCAGGAGTATTCGCGGCGCTCGAGCTCGGCGTCCACCTCGCGTGGCGCGCCGCCCGCATCAGCGATCACGATGCGCTCGTCGGCCGCAAGCTGGCGTGGGTGCTGGCCGGCGGCGACCTCGGTCATCCCGCGACCCTGACCGAACAGCAACTCCTCGACCTCGAGCGCGAGGCGTTTCTCAGCCTGTGCGGCGAGCGCAAGACCCTCGATCGCATCGCACATACGCTCAAGACCGGCAAACCGCTGCGGAATTAGATCGCTGGCGCCGGTCAGGCGCCGCAATCGAGGTACATGTTCGACAAGGGATCCGGGCCGGTGGTCGTCGTCGTCCAGCCGCTGCAGGGAAGATGGCAGTGGATGCGCCCGTTTCTCGAGGCGCTGGCCGAGCGGTGCCGCGTCGTCACCTACACGCTCGCCGGCGATTTCGGCGCCGATCGGGCGATCGATCCGGCGCAGGGATTCGATCTGTTCGTGCGGCAGCTCGAGGAGACGATGGCGGCGGCGGGCGTCGAGCGGGCGGCGCTCTGCGGCATCTCGTTTGGCGGCACCGTCGCGGTTCGTTATGCGGCGCGCCATCCCGAGCGCGTCACCCGCCTCGTCGTGGCCTCGTCACCGGGTCCGGGCTGGCGGGCGAACGCCGAACAGGCCCGATACGTGCGCCGTCCGTTGTCGACCCTGCCGCTCTTTCTCGCTGCGGCCTCCGAGCGGTTGTGGGCGGAACTGCGCGCGGCGTTTCCGCGCGCGCCAGACCGCGCCTGGTTCGTTGCGCGCGCCGCGCTGACGGCGCTGCGCTTTCCTGCGTGGCCGCCCGCGATGGCGGCGCGCGTGAGGCTGATGCAGTCGGTCGACCTCGCCGCCGACTGTGCGCGGATCACCGCCCCTACGCTGATCGTCACGGGCGATCCCGCGCTCGACCTCGTCGTGCCGGTCGCGTCGACGCGGCAGTATCTGGCCCACATTCGCGGCAGCCGGTACGAGATGATGGAGACGGCGGGACACTCCGGCTCGTTGACGCAGCCGGCACAGTTGGCCCGCATCGTAGGAACATTCGTCCATGCCGCCAGTTCATGATCTGACCGGGCCAGCCGGGCGCCTCGAGGCCCTGCTGGAGGAACCCTCGGGACCGCCGCGCGCCGCCGTGGTCTTCGCGCACCCACTGCCGACGCACGGTGGGACGATGCACACCAAGGCCGTGTATCAAGGCGCCAAGGGGCTGCTGCGCGCCGGGTGCGCCGTGCTGCGCTTCAACTTCCGCGGTGTCGGCCGCAGCGAAGGACAGTTCGACGAGGGTTCCGGCGAGAAAGGGGACTTCACCGCCGCGCTCGACTATCTGGCCAAGACGTACCCGGACCTGCCGCTATGGGCCGCCGGCTTCTCGTTCGGTTCCTGGATCGCGCTCGAAACCGGCGCCGTCGACGACCGCGTCAGGCTGCTCATCGGCATCGCCCCGCCGGTGACGAAAGACGGCTACGATTTCTCGAACACGCTGAAGAGCACCAAGCCGAAGTTCTTCGTGCAGGGGGAGGCCGACGACATCTGCCCGATCCAGGACATGTGGAAGTTCTACGGGCAGCTGCTCGAACCGAAAGAGATCGCCGTCATCGACGGCGCCGATCATCTCTTCGACGGCCACGCGACGGAAGTCGGCGAAGCACTGGAAGACCTGCTCGGCGATTTCGACGAGCGGACAAGCGGCCACGGGTGAGCCAGCCTGCAGCCTTCATCGTCGCGGCGGTGCGGACGCCGGCTGGCAAGGCCCCGAACGGCGCGTTGAAATGCGTCCGGCCCGACGAGCTCGCCGCGCTGGTGATCCGCGGCGCGCTGGAGCGCGTGCCGGCGATTGAGCCGGCGGAGATCGAGGATGTCATCCTCGGCTGCGCGATGCCGGAGGCGGAGCAGGGACTGAACGTCGCGCGGATCGCGAGCCTGCGCGCCGGCATTCCGGTCACGGCTTCCGCCGTGACGGTGAATCGCTTCTGCTCGTCCGGCCTGCAGGCGATCGCCTATGCGGCGGAGCGGATCATGGCCGGGGGCGCCGACGTGATCGTGGCGGGCGGCACCGAGTCGATGAGCCTGGTGCCGATGGGCGGCAACAAGATCGCGCCGAATCCCGCGCTCGTCGCGAGCTACCCCGACGTGTATCTCACGACGGGACTGGTGGCGGAGAACCACGTCGGCGATTACGGCATCACGCGCGAGGAACAGGATGCCTTCGCGTTGCGGAGCCATCAGCGCGCCGTCGCGGCGATCGACGCGGGACGATTCCTCGACGAGTTGGTCCCTGTCCCTCACCCGGCGGCCGGCGAGCCACGCCCCGCACTGCTCGCCGTCGACGAAGGGCCGCGCCGCGACACCTCGCTCGACGCACTCGCCCGGCTGAAACCCGCGTTCCACGCCAGGGGCAGCGTCACGGCCGGCAACTCGTCGCAAATGAGCGACGGCGCGGCCGCCGCCGTCGTCGTCAGCGGCCGGGTCGTCAGGGAGCGGGGGCTGACGCCGCTGGCGCGGTTCGCCGGCTACACGACGGCGGGCGTCGAGCCGGAACGCTTCGGCATCGGACCGGTACCCGCTGTGAAGGCGCTGCTGGCGCGAACCGGCCTGAGCCTGGCGCAGATCGATCTCGTCGAGCTGAACGAGGCGTTCGCCGCGCAGGCGATCGCCTGTCTGCGCGAGCTGCCGATCGATCCTGATCGCCTCAACGTCAACGGCGGCGCGATTGCGCTCGGCCATCCGCTCGGCTGCACCGGCGCGAAGCTCACGGCGACGATCCTCCACGAGATGCGCCGCCGCGGCGCGCGCTATGGCCTAGTGACGATGTGCGTCGGCGGGGGCATGGGCGCGGCAGGGCTCTTCGAGCGCGTGTAAGGATGGACCGGACCATGACAGCGACTTCCACCACACGCAGGGGCGGCAGCTGGCTGATCGAGGACGCGGCGGCCGGCACCGTGCTCACGCGCGAACGGCTGAACGACGAGCAGCGCCTCATCGGCCAGACGGCGGACGCGTTCGTCGACAACGAGGTCCTGCCGAAGATCGATCGGCTCGAGTCGAAGGACTGGACGCTGGCGCGCGAGCTGGTGCGGGGAGCCGCAGATCTCGGTCTGCTGGCCACCGACGTCCCCGACGCCTATGGCGGTCTCGAGCTCGACAAGGCCTCGTCCGTCGTCGTCGGCGAAGCGGTCGGCCGCTGTGCGTCGTTCGCCACGACATTCGGCGCGCAAACGGGGCTGACGATCACGCCGATCCTTTGTTTCGGCACCGAGGACCAGAAGCGGCGCTACCTTCCGAAGCTCGTGACCGGCGAGATCATCGGCGCATATGCGTTGAGCGAGTCGGGCTCCGGCTCCGACGCGCTCGGCGCCCGCGCCCGGGCCACGAAACAGCCCGACGGCAGCTACCTGCTCTCGGGCGAGAAGATGTGGATCACGAACGGCGGCTTCGCCGATCTGTTCATCGTCTTCGCCAAGGTGGACGGCGAGCACTTTACCGGCTTCATCGTCGAGCGCGCCTTTCCAGGCGTGACCGGCGGCAGGGAGGAGCACAAGCTCGGCCTGCTCGGCTCGTCGACGACGTCGCTGCTCCTGGAGGACGCGCGGGTGCCGGCGGAGAACCTGCTCGGCGAGGTCGGCAAAGGCCACAAAATCGCGTTCAACACGCTTAACTACGGACGGCTGAAGCTCGGCGCGATGTGCAGCGGCGGCGCGCGGCTCGCCATCGAGGAGGCGGCGCGTTACGCGGCCACGCGTAAACAGTTCGGCAAGCCGATCGCCTCATTCGGCGCGATCAGGCAGAAACTCGGCGACATGACGGCGCGGCAGTACGCGGTCGAAGCGATGCTCTACCGCACGGCCGGCATGATCGACGCCGCGCTCGCGGCGGACCATTCGCCCCCCCAGGTGCTCGCGGTGCTGGAGGAGTTCGCCGTCGAGGCCTCCATCCTCAAGGTCGCGGCGAGTGAGGCGATCGACTTCATCCTCGACGAGAACGTGCAAGTCCACGGCGGCAACGGCTTCGTTCGGGACTACCCGGCCGAGCGCCACTACCGCGACGCGCGGGTCAACCGCATCTTCGAGGGGACCAACGAGATCAACCGGCTCCTCATCCCCGGCATGCTCGCGCGCCGCGCCGCGAAAGGAGAGCTGCCGCTCATCCCGGCGGCCAAACGCCTG
Coding sequences within:
- a CDS encoding 3-hydroxyacyl-CoA dehydrogenase/enoyl-CoA hydratase family protein → MRVRNAAVLGAGVMGAQIAAHLANAGLGVRLLDVSPEAAREGLARARRLKPDPLFATSTAALIETAGFDDGLPAIEGADWIIEAIVEQLEPKRALLARVDAVRRAGAIVSSNTSGIPIASIAEGRSDDFRRHWLGSHFFNPPRYLHLVELIPTPDTDPALVRDLAAFCDLRLGKGVVVAKDVPGFIANRIGMFGLMRVLEAIASGGYTIEEADAMTGQAIGRPKSATFRTLDIAGLDVMAHVARTLGMSLPPFVEAMLEKGLLGAKAGAGFYRKSGDDILTLDLRTLDYRAAQAVQLPSLDAAKGIDDVGERVRTLYRGADRAGAFLRATLGPTLEFVEQIAGEIAHSRDDVDKAMKWGFGWELGPFETLAALAGDTTLPTSGSHAAHAAASAVIRRNAAASVIDLGDGVAQIEFHSKMNVIGGDAIEMIRAGLQEASRNFEAIVVGNGGAHFSAGANLMLLLLEAQAGNWDDVDGMVRAFQGATMALKHADVPVVVAPAGLTLGGGCEIALHATGIQAAAESYVGLVETGVGLIPAGGGTKEMLARAMEHVRGPADVLPHVQRVFETIGLATVSTSAAHARELGFLQHGDAITMNRDRLLEDASARARLLARGFAPARPRPAIRVGGAGVFAALELGVHLAWRAARISDHDALVGRKLAWVLAGGDLGHPATLTEQQLLDLEREAFLSLCGERKTLDRIAHTLKTGKPLRN
- a CDS encoding alpha/beta hydrolase translates to MFDKGSGPVVVVVQPLQGRWQWMRPFLEALAERCRVVTYTLAGDFGADRAIDPAQGFDLFVRQLEETMAAAGVERAALCGISFGGTVAVRYAARHPERVTRLVVASSPGPGWRANAEQARYVRRPLSTLPLFLAAASERLWAELRAAFPRAPDRAWFVARAALTALRFPAWPPAMAARVRLMQSVDLAADCARITAPTLIVTGDPALDLVVPVASTRQYLAHIRGSRYEMMETAGHSGSLTQPAQLARIVGTFVHAASS
- a CDS encoding alpha/beta fold hydrolase, yielding MPPVHDLTGPAGRLEALLEEPSGPPRAAVVFAHPLPTHGGTMHTKAVYQGAKGLLRAGCAVLRFNFRGVGRSEGQFDEGSGEKGDFTAALDYLAKTYPDLPLWAAGFSFGSWIALETGAVDDRVRLLIGIAPPVTKDGYDFSNTLKSTKPKFFVQGEADDICPIQDMWKFYGQLLEPKEIAVIDGADHLFDGHATEVGEALEDLLGDFDERTSGHG
- a CDS encoding acetyl-CoA C-acyltransferase; the protein is MSQPAAFIVAAVRTPAGKAPNGALKCVRPDELAALVIRGALERVPAIEPAEIEDVILGCAMPEAEQGLNVARIASLRAGIPVTASAVTVNRFCSSGLQAIAYAAERIMAGGADVIVAGGTESMSLVPMGGNKIAPNPALVASYPDVYLTTGLVAENHVGDYGITREEQDAFALRSHQRAVAAIDAGRFLDELVPVPHPAAGEPRPALLAVDEGPRRDTSLDALARLKPAFHARGSVTAGNSSQMSDGAAAAVVVSGRVVRERGLTPLARFAGYTTAGVEPERFGIGPVPAVKALLARTGLSLAQIDLVELNEAFAAQAIACLRELPIDPDRLNVNGGAIALGHPLGCTGAKLTATILHEMRRRGARYGLVTMCVGGGMGAAGLFERV
- a CDS encoding acyl-CoA dehydrogenase family protein encodes the protein MTATSTTRRGGSWLIEDAAAGTVLTRERLNDEQRLIGQTADAFVDNEVLPKIDRLESKDWTLARELVRGAADLGLLATDVPDAYGGLELDKASSVVVGEAVGRCASFATTFGAQTGLTITPILCFGTEDQKRRYLPKLVTGEIIGAYALSESGSGSDALGARARATKQPDGSYLLSGEKMWITNGGFADLFIVFAKVDGEHFTGFIVERAFPGVTGGREEHKLGLLGSSTTSLLLEDARVPAENLLGEVGKGHKIAFNTLNYGRLKLGAMCSGGARLAIEEAARYAATRKQFGKPIASFGAIRQKLGDMTARQYAVEAMLYRTAGMIDAALAADHSPPQVLAVLEEFAVEASILKVAASEAIDFILDENVQVHGGNGFVRDYPAERHYRDARVNRIFEGTNEINRLLIPGMLARRAAKGELPLIPAAKRLMDEVMAPPALDTPSGDPLDAERRSVTGMKKVALMVLGTAMDTYREKLADEQEVLLAAADILIDTYASESAVLRAVQGDGPLHEAAARIYVADAASRVEAAAKTALAAMADGDALRIRLAALRRLLKPAPINTIVLRRLLADATVERRSYLF